A genomic region of Candidatus Limnocylindrales bacterium contains the following coding sequences:
- a CDS encoding DUF6282 family protein, whose product MTKRLFFGCIGGILLLSLVSRLSSAQGVFPPSLQGNPLEGAIDFHVHSAPDESARSIDDIEIAAKAREYKMRAIVLKNHLTMTADRAYIAQKIVPGIEVFGGIVLNKAVGGINPEAVRRMVNFTGQRGKVVWLPTLDAVNHIQFFKENRKGVNLLDENGKPVPELLEVFKIIAENNLILEMGHSSAKEILTLIPVAREMGVKKILVTHAMQDPVRLSLEDMKEVARMGGYMEHAFIGTLMGPQAHQAWMRNWSHVPLSDIARAIKTVGAQYYILSSDLGQAMNPIHPDGLRAFIEGLLKEGITREEIDLMVRKNPARLLGLE is encoded by the coding sequence ATGACAAAACGTTTATTTTTTGGATGCATAGGGGGCATACTTCTATTAAGCCTGGTTAGCCGGTTAAGTTCTGCTCAAGGGGTTTTTCCACCGAGTCTTCAGGGCAATCCTTTGGAGGGAGCCATCGATTTCCATGTACACTCTGCTCCTGATGAATCGGCCAGAAGTATTGACGATATTGAAATCGCAGCAAAGGCAAGGGAGTACAAAATGCGGGCCATTGTACTAAAGAATCATCTGACCATGACGGCAGATCGGGCCTATATCGCTCAAAAAATTGTTCCGGGTATAGAGGTTTTCGGCGGGATAGTTTTGAATAAGGCCGTAGGTGGGATAAACCCGGAAGCCGTTCGGCGAATGGTTAATTTTACCGGTCAGCGGGGTAAGGTAGTGTGGCTTCCGACCCTGGATGCTGTCAACCATATTCAGTTCTTTAAGGAAAACCGAAAGGGGGTTAATCTATTGGACGAGAACGGAAAACCGGTTCCTGAACTTCTGGAAGTCTTTAAAATTATTGCTGAAAACAATCTGATACTGGAAATGGGGCATAGTTCGGCCAAAGAAATTTTAACCCTCATTCCGGTGGCCAGGGAGATGGGGGTTAAGAAAATTCTGGTTACCCATGCCATGCAAGATCCGGTTCGACTTTCCCTGGAAGACATGAAGGAAGTAGCCCGGATGGGCGGCTACATGGAGCATGCTTTTATTGGAACCCTCATGGGTCCTCAAGCCCATCAGGCCTGGATGCGAAATTGGAGCCATGTTCCTTTATCTGACATAGCCAGGGCAATCAAAACCGTTGGGGCTCAATATTACATCCTATCTTCTGATTTAGGCCAGGCCATGAATCCTATTCATCCCGATGGGTTACGGGCCTTTATAGAAGGGTTGTTGAAGGAAGGTATTACAAGGGAGGAAATCGATCTGATGGTCCGAAAAAATCCGGCCAG
- a CDS encoding ATPase, T2SS/T4P/T4SS family: MPVPRKLGEILVEEGLITADHLNQALERQKETGRQLGAILIEMGFLKKEELLTCLKERFGISSANLDSVSFIEPNLLKLIPRDTAEKYVAIPLELKNRKLVVAMADPLNMADIDDIQFRTGYSTIPVFAFESDLRKAINKFYSQSEKQTPEVGKLSGGTVSDLESKEIYGETDEIEGTSSTEEEIEVISLMELDSPINKFLHGIFSTAVQNHVDEIHMEFYPDGGRVRYRMDNVLYEVLGSSRPAKSALLNRLKRLLGLEALVKSDFQKKYVKLKLGDHFPLLDLSVFSCPLDGGEKILFKLKNRSSPLNLDRLGLEASTVKNLQEILRKPTGCTLVTGPIRSGKMTTLYTLLCLATPPELNKMTLEDATAYSLKGVNQIMVSPEEGFTYLTGLQFIKAHLPDLIMIDTLRDPELADKAFDLAAETRLMSSLGALDTTQAIMRLLTYLPAAKLANNLNCVIAQRLVRKICGNCKEPIILSESNMERLGFTPQDTCYTGKGCASCGYTGYQGVTGIFEVLWCSDNIRRLIINECSAEELKTAAIQEGMSTLRKSGLEKVKQGITTLNEVIRSTLRSAV; the protein is encoded by the coding sequence ATGCCAGTGCCAAGGAAACTCGGGGAAATCTTAGTCGAAGAGGGACTTATCACCGCAGATCATTTAAATCAGGCCCTTGAAAGACAAAAAGAAACCGGGCGGCAACTCGGTGCCATTTTAATAGAAATGGGCTTTTTAAAGAAAGAAGAATTATTAACCTGTTTAAAGGAAAGGTTTGGGATCTCCTCTGCAAATCTTGATTCGGTATCCTTTATTGAACCGAACCTTCTTAAATTAATTCCCCGGGATACCGCTGAAAAATATGTAGCGATCCCTTTGGAACTCAAGAATCGAAAGTTAGTGGTAGCCATGGCAGATCCTTTAAATATGGCAGATATAGATGACATTCAATTCAGAACCGGTTACAGTACTATACCGGTTTTTGCTTTTGAGTCCGATCTAAGAAAGGCGATAAATAAATTTTACAGTCAAAGTGAAAAGCAGACCCCAGAAGTCGGTAAATTGTCAGGAGGAACCGTATCGGACTTAGAAAGCAAGGAGATCTATGGAGAAACCGATGAAATTGAAGGAACTTCTTCTACTGAAGAAGAAATAGAAGTGATCTCTTTGATGGAGCTGGATTCTCCTATCAATAAATTTTTACATGGTATCTTTAGCACGGCGGTTCAAAATCATGTTGATGAAATTCACATGGAGTTTTACCCGGATGGAGGTCGTGTACGGTACCGAATGGATAATGTCTTGTATGAAGTGCTGGGATCCAGCCGGCCTGCGAAAAGTGCTTTGTTAAATCGATTAAAGCGATTGCTGGGATTAGAAGCCCTGGTGAAGTCCGATTTCCAGAAAAAATATGTCAAGCTTAAACTCGGAGATCATTTTCCTCTACTAGATCTTTCTGTGTTTTCTTGCCCTTTGGACGGGGGAGAGAAGATTTTGTTCAAATTAAAGAATAGATCCTCTCCTCTAAATTTAGACCGATTGGGTCTGGAAGCCTCTACGGTCAAGAATTTACAAGAAATCCTTAGAAAACCTACGGGATGTACGCTGGTTACCGGACCGATTCGAAGTGGAAAAATGACTACCCTCTATACCTTACTCTGCCTGGCAACACCTCCAGAACTTAACAAGATGACCTTAGAAGATGCCACAGCCTATTCTCTAAAAGGGGTTAACCAGATTATGGTATCCCCGGAAGAGGGATTTACTTACCTTACAGGCCTTCAATTTATCAAGGCTCATCTGCCGGATTTGATCATGATCGATACCTTAAGGGATCCGGAGTTGGCAGATAAAGCCTTTGATCTGGCGGCAGAAACCCGTTTGATGAGTTCTTTGGGAGCTCTGGATACCACCCAGGCCATCATGAGACTTCTTACCTACCTGCCGGCTGCTAAGCTGGCTAATAACCTTAATTGTGTGATTGCTCAAAGGTTGGTTCGTAAGATTTGTGGAAATTGTAAGGAGCCTATCATTTTGTCTGAGTCGAATATGGAGAGGCTCGGCTTTACCCCCCAGGATACCTGCTATACCGGAAAAGGATGTGCCAGTTGCGGTTATACCGGATATCAAGGAGTTACCGGAATTTTTGAAGTCTTATGGTGCTCGGATAACATCCGAAGGCTGATAATCAACGAATGCAGCGCAGAGGAGTTGAAAACGGCAGCCATACAAGAGGGAATGTCTACCTTACGAAAGAGTGGCTTGGAAAAAGTTAAACAGGGTATCACCACGCTGAACGAAGTGATACGATCCACACTTCGCTCCGCCGTGTAA
- a CDS encoding ATPase, T2SS/T4P/T4SS family: protein MNEKTIKILLEEAALTPEQLAQVREEQRRSGTSLQITLDKIGLGEEKIVKILSEKFRIPMVDWSNVQINPEVLSIVPEEKARKYLVFPLSVERMERRQGRITLAMVDPLDLATLTEISFMTGCNIKPLIASESSILNAIKKYYGMVSEKIESPEEKESGGPMGIGLKPSVLGEEKASPIKGIEELRTLAKDLAGSIESLEEKEEVIPAGPENQADKWLVQILTQAFKKGVSEVHLDPHERGLTARYRIDGILYNFGESPPGLKKAVISALKQRGQITVPTDKVPYQGDLILKLDSKEKVEFLVSMCPTFYGEKITLKTKKKATDLLDVTRLGFEENTLKMFLKLLDVPDGLILITSPLNGGKTTTFYAILQYLNRPHLNIVTLEDMIEYSIMGINQSYLENPEKIREKAFQLMDYHPDVFGIGEILNKEAARIALDLSSQTLVLATLTASDTASALLQFFSLVEPRTNWERSLVLDSINCIVSQRLVRQICPTCKEELKPQGNTSGFNKLTLGLSTSSEIPNPGIPPGPSEKESSIPSFYKGKGCANCYQTGYKGLTGLFEIMRITREIKDMVLSEPLTGNLRKILRDLKMTTLEKSGMQKIKNGITSFEEIKRVLAW, encoded by the coding sequence ATGAACGAAAAAACCATCAAGATTTTATTGGAAGAAGCTGCCCTTACTCCGGAACAACTGGCTCAGGTACGAGAAGAGCAGAGAAGATCTGGAACGAGTCTTCAGATTACTCTGGATAAAATCGGGCTCGGAGAGGAAAAGATCGTAAAAATTTTAAGTGAGAAATTCCGTATTCCCATGGTGGATTGGTCCAACGTACAAATAAATCCCGAAGTTTTAAGTATCGTACCGGAAGAAAAAGCAAGGAAATATTTGGTATTTCCCCTGTCTGTGGAGCGCATGGAACGACGACAAGGCCGGATCACCCTGGCCATGGTGGATCCCCTGGATCTCGCCACACTTACCGAAATCAGCTTCATGACTGGCTGTAATATCAAACCCCTGATCGCCTCAGAATCTTCTATTCTGAATGCCATCAAGAAATACTATGGGATGGTAAGTGAAAAGATCGAAAGTCCGGAAGAAAAGGAATCCGGCGGACCTATGGGGATAGGTTTGAAGCCCTCCGTCCTGGGAGAAGAAAAAGCCTCTCCCATTAAAGGGATTGAAGAATTACGTACCCTGGCCAAAGATCTTGCAGGATCTATAGAATCCCTGGAGGAGAAAGAAGAAGTCATTCCGGCAGGACCAGAAAACCAGGCGGATAAGTGGCTTGTTCAGATTTTAACCCAGGCCTTTAAAAAGGGGGTCAGCGAAGTCCATCTGGATCCCCACGAACGGGGCTTGACGGCTCGCTATCGTATAGACGGTATTTTATATAACTTCGGAGAATCTCCCCCAGGACTGAAAAAAGCCGTTATTTCCGCTTTGAAACAACGGGGTCAAATCACGGTACCTACCGATAAAGTACCTTATCAAGGGGATCTTATCCTTAAACTGGACTCAAAGGAAAAAGTGGAATTTCTCGTTTCTATGTGCCCCACTTTTTATGGAGAAAAAATTACCTTAAAAACAAAAAAGAAGGCCACAGATTTGCTGGATGTGACCAGATTGGGGTTTGAAGAAAATACTTTAAAAATGTTTCTTAAACTCCTGGATGTTCCCGATGGTCTCATTTTAATTACCAGCCCCCTGAATGGAGGGAAAACCACGACTTTCTATGCCATCCTTCAATATCTCAATCGTCCCCATCTAAATATCGTAACGCTTGAAGATATGATCGAGTACTCTATCATGGGAATCAACCAGAGTTACCTGGAAAATCCAGAAAAGATCCGAGAAAAAGCTTTCCAATTGATGGATTATCATCCAGATGTGTTTGGGATAGGGGAAATTCTCAATAAAGAAGCGGCTCGAATCGCCTTAGATCTTTCCTCTCAAACCCTGGTCCTTGCCACCTTAACGGCCTCCGATACCGCCAGTGCCCTCCTCCAGTTCTTTTCCCTGGTAGAACCTCGTACCAACTGGGAGCGAAGTTTGGTCCTGGATTCCATTAATTGCATTGTTTCTCAGCGGCTTGTTCGACAAATCTGTCCCACCTGTAAAGAGGAACTAAAACCCCAAGGAAATACCTCTGGATTTAACAAACTCACCCTGGGCTTATCGACTTCTTCGGAAATACCTAACCCAGGAATCCCCCCAGGTCCCTCTGAAAAAGAAAGTAGTATACCTTCCTTTTATAAAGGAAAAGGATGTGCAAACTGCTATCAAACAGGTTACAAAGGCCTGACCGGTCTTTTTGAAATTATGAGAATCACCCGAGAAATTAAAGATATGGTTCTCTCAGAACCTTTAACCGGTAACCTGAGAAAAATTCTACGGGACCTGAAAATGACTACCCTGGAAAAAAGTGGGATGCAAAAGATAAAAAATGGAATAACCTCCTTTGAAGAGATTAAACGGGTACTGGCCTGGTAA
- a CDS encoding HEAT repeat domain-containing protein, protein MNDPSNKFSNLIHPLSLGSPSAKAKEEIEDLKSYLEVSRDFQNDKEVDLIKEILLLLEKAIKVCQIYHSGHPTYQKFIELLGKRFEVCQTHIDPIVLRIEQFEIIFEDEVVYKNSDKNVSVAFKLFKDGITFLSFYKGLTQQEIVEFVGALALASRDENKSEDLLTLFWEKDFEHIAYQVIDHFIETELADNEEYKAFIEKLNSESGVDLKTIPPEDLRSDEPTEIALEFGFSPEIFLQPLPDSSDWKKEELIPLTQSDLEEIKKIKEQINTETPLNLVYKMTAILFEVLHLRKGLSEYKEILNVLEKIVEPLVAHGNFFSASEILQKLRREIIPLATQLSPEHLKLVQDVIDRIGNLQGINRVEMGLKSLHPDRLGWVLDFLTLLSPQAIPYLAGLLKKVRDSRVQKVLYEAILALGRENISMLLTALETGALPMTSEIVSLILEQQKTTEEHREEWVRLTHLALHKDPKVRESLADVLGKLPHPMSGSLLLKLLQDPDPGVRSRALTSLSHFHDDKIAAGLLKIIIRKDFNTKPFAEKKEFFKALGNQKSIRTIPILRKILQREERWFNLGKYDEVRLGATLALGILGAQEGPLALAAREALKEGTQSRRKIVREACEKILKKIGS, encoded by the coding sequence ATGAACGACCCCTCTAATAAGTTCTCTAATCTCATTCATCCTCTTTCATTGGGATCGCCTTCTGCTAAAGCGAAGGAAGAGATCGAAGACCTTAAAAGCTATCTAGAAGTCTCGAGGGATTTTCAAAATGACAAGGAAGTTGATCTGATAAAGGAAATTCTCCTTCTCCTGGAAAAGGCCATTAAAGTCTGTCAGATTTATCATTCCGGTCATCCCACCTATCAGAAGTTTATCGAACTGCTTGGAAAACGCTTCGAAGTCTGTCAGACCCACATTGACCCCATCGTCCTTCGTATAGAGCAATTTGAGATTATTTTCGAAGATGAGGTGGTTTATAAAAATTCCGATAAAAACGTGAGTGTGGCCTTCAAGCTCTTCAAAGATGGCATCACCTTCCTGTCCTTTTACAAAGGACTTACCCAACAGGAAATCGTAGAGTTTGTCGGCGCTTTAGCCTTAGCTTCCAGGGATGAAAATAAAAGTGAGGATCTTCTGACCCTCTTCTGGGAGAAGGATTTCGAACATATTGCCTATCAAGTTATAGATCATTTTATTGAAACGGAATTGGCCGATAATGAGGAATATAAGGCTTTCATTGAAAAACTTAATTCAGAGTCAGGAGTTGACTTGAAGACCATCCCTCCAGAAGACCTGAGATCCGATGAGCCGACCGAAATAGCTCTGGAGTTCGGTTTTTCCCCGGAGATATTCCTTCAACCCCTCCCGGATTCCTCGGATTGGAAGAAAGAAGAACTGATTCCTCTTACTCAATCGGATTTAGAAGAGATAAAGAAAATTAAAGAGCAGATAAATACCGAAACCCCCCTCAATCTGGTTTATAAGATGACGGCCATTCTTTTTGAGGTTCTCCACTTGAGGAAAGGCCTATCCGAGTATAAAGAAATTCTAAATGTTTTAGAAAAAATCGTCGAACCGCTGGTCGCTCACGGTAATTTTTTCTCAGCCAGTGAAATCCTTCAAAAACTAAGAAGAGAAATCATCCCCTTGGCAACCCAGCTCTCTCCGGAGCATTTAAAACTCGTCCAGGATGTTATAGATCGTATAGGGAACCTGCAAGGGATAAACCGGGTTGAGATGGGGTTGAAGTCCCTTCACCCGGATCGATTAGGATGGGTCCTGGATTTTCTAACCCTTCTCAGCCCCCAGGCGATTCCTTATCTGGCCGGTTTATTAAAGAAAGTTCGCGACTCCCGGGTTCAAAAAGTTCTTTACGAGGCTATCCTGGCCTTAGGACGGGAGAATATTTCCATGCTGTTGACCGCTCTGGAGACCGGAGCCCTTCCCATGACTTCAGAAATCGTCTCCCTGATTTTAGAGCAACAAAAAACAACAGAAGAACATAGAGAAGAATGGGTACGCCTGACCCATCTTGCCCTTCATAAAGATCCTAAAGTTCGAGAAAGCCTGGCAGATGTTTTAGGTAAATTGCCTCACCCCATGTCGGGTTCTTTATTGCTAAAGCTTCTTCAAGACCCTGATCCGGGAGTTCGAAGCCGGGCTTTAACCAGCCTATCCCATTTCCATGATGACAAAATAGCCGCAGGACTCTTAAAAATCATCATTCGGAAGGATTTCAATACGAAACCTTTTGCGGAAAAAAAAGAATTTTTCAAGGCCTTAGGAAATCAGAAATCGATTAGAACGATTCCTATCTTACGCAAAATTCTTCAAAGGGAAGAGAGGTGGTTCAACCTGGGGAAATATGATGAAGTAAGGCTAGGCGCCACTCTGGCCCTGGGTATATTAGGGGCGCAAGAAGGACCCCTGGCCCTGGCAGCCCGGGAAGCCTTGAAGGAAGGAACACAATCTCGAAGGAAAATAGTGAGAGAAGCCTGTGAAAAAATTTTGAAAAAAATCGGCTCTTAG
- a CDS encoding HD-GYP domain-containing protein, whose product MNKPTTSTFLPGELEKLTERQIGKFGITFILQLYGSLKTIHLHEFHHPAVGKSLEKLYSTLTDLQSKIGDLVLQLVDEYLFLNEIRLPIHAESFMAYDVIASRMKSYRIGGMVFLRGVDLEELKKFMYLFLQIDSQSQEPFKQLTASLRNHAITGIRLLRPEEIAKNVKSTAVDIREKAKMAYFRTIFVAKQTAQDVLEKETLNVRRVKRAVQPIVDLVLQDEFALLGLMTIQNYDAYTSNHSVNVSVYSIILGQRLGLSKKQLGDLGVTALFHDIGKTEIPRKVLNKPSKLTDEEWRVLQEHPITAAIALVKLKEVSELIVKAMIVGFEHHLNYDLSGYPKLTRQRKQHPFSRIVSIADCFDAMTSARVYSKPISPDNALALMLKKSGKTHDPVLLKLFINTIGVYPVGTLVQLNTGELGIVLRTNPREILRPQIKLILDSQGRKLDGEVINLAAQGETFKRDIVKVLNPTEYGINVSDLM is encoded by the coding sequence GTGAATAAACCTACAACCTCGACTTTTCTGCCCGGAGAACTGGAAAAGCTTACGGAAAGGCAAATCGGTAAATTCGGAATAACTTTTATCCTCCAGCTTTATGGCTCGCTGAAAACCATCCACCTTCACGAATTTCATCATCCTGCCGTAGGAAAATCTCTGGAAAAACTCTACAGCACCTTAACTGACTTACAAAGCAAGATTGGGGATCTTGTCCTCCAACTGGTTGACGAGTACCTCTTTCTCAATGAGATTCGACTCCCCATCCATGCGGAAAGTTTTATGGCTTACGATGTTATAGCAAGCCGGATGAAAAGCTATCGAATAGGTGGAATGGTCTTTCTTAGAGGCGTAGATCTGGAAGAATTAAAGAAATTTATGTATCTTTTCCTCCAGATAGATTCGCAATCCCAAGAACCTTTTAAACAACTTACCGCATCCCTGCGTAACCATGCCATCACCGGTATCCGGCTTCTTCGACCGGAGGAGATCGCTAAAAACGTAAAATCCACTGCTGTAGATATTCGGGAGAAAGCTAAAATGGCCTACTTTCGAACTATTTTCGTTGCAAAGCAAACCGCTCAGGATGTTCTGGAAAAAGAGACCCTGAATGTAAGACGCGTGAAACGTGCCGTTCAGCCCATTGTAGATCTTGTGCTACAGGATGAGTTTGCTTTACTGGGGTTGATGACGATTCAGAACTATGATGCCTATACTTCTAATCATTCGGTTAATGTTTCCGTTTATTCCATTATCTTAGGACAGAGGTTGGGGCTTTCCAAAAAACAATTGGGAGATTTAGGGGTTACGGCCCTCTTTCATGACATCGGGAAAACCGAAATACCCCGTAAAGTTCTCAATAAACCTTCTAAACTAACCGACGAGGAGTGGCGTGTATTACAGGAACACCCGATTACGGCGGCTATTGCCCTGGTAAAATTGAAGGAAGTCAGTGAGTTAATCGTGAAGGCTATGATTGTAGGTTTTGAACATCATTTAAACTATGATCTCTCGGGATATCCCAAACTTACCCGACAAAGGAAACAACATCCCTTTAGCCGAATTGTAAGTATTGCTGATTGCTTTGATGCTATGACCAGTGCCCGCGTTTATAGTAAGCCTATTTCTCCGGATAATGCCCTGGCGCTCATGCTAAAAAAAAGCGGGAAAACCCATGATCCGGTCCTTTTAAAACTCTTTATCAATACCATAGGGGTTTATCCGGTAGGAACTTTGGTTCAACTTAATACCGGAGAACTCGGAATCGTTCTTCGCACCAATCCCAGGGAAATTCTACGCCCGCAAATCAAGCTGATCCTGGATAGTCAGGGCCGTAAGTTGGATGGCGAAGTGATTAATCTGGCTGCTCAGGGAGAAACCTTCAAAAGAGACATCGTCAAGGTCCTAAACCCTACCGAGTACGGAATCAATGTATCAGATTTGATGTAG
- the ruvX gene encoding Holliday junction resolvase RuvX — MSKILGLDVGDTKIGIAISDRLGFIAYGFAILKRRNIYGDIQYIQRLIREQHVDELVVGLPIKMDGHKSRQTEKTLIFTKLLRKQLNIPVHTWDERLTTVEAIKTLKSGKIRRKQRAHLIDKVAATIILQSYLDRKNYRNHPVDVSL, encoded by the coding sequence ATGTCTAAAATATTAGGACTAGACGTTGGTGATACCAAGATAGGGATAGCTATCAGCGATAGGCTGGGTTTCATAGCTTATGGATTTGCTATCTTAAAAAGGAGAAATATCTATGGGGACATCCAGTATATACAGAGACTTATAAGAGAGCAGCATGTAGATGAATTGGTGGTCGGACTTCCTATTAAAATGGATGGACATAAAAGTAGACAAACGGAAAAAACCCTTATCTTTACTAAACTTTTAAGGAAACAACTCAATATTCCGGTACATACCTGGGATGAAAGATTAACCACTGTCGAGGCGATTAAAACCTTAAAATCCGGTAAGATTAGAAGAAAACAAAGGGCTCATTTAATAGACAAGGTGGCTGCAACCATTATACTTCAAAGTTATCTGGATAGAAAAAATTATCGAAATCATCCGGTAGATGTTTCTCTTTAA
- a CDS encoding radical SAM protein, producing the protein MKVSLYVPPGGYFAERWSQGHMMPALGILYMAAVLEKNGIDVEVVPSHVLKLSWRDIYRRIETDKPDVVGITTTTENRFLGFKLAKVAKRAYPETFVVMGGPHFNGTAHDTLLHLPFVDGVVSGEGEMTLLELVKALEQKGDLKDIQGLSFRKDGHILHNPKRVLVPDLNELPLPARHLEPWKAYNFTMDIPGKGPVPAGNMMTSRGCPFTCTFCATPTNWGRKVRGLTPENVVKEVEHLMEHYEAQAIWFYDDTFNYNPKRLEKICDLMIERKLNVKWYCEIRVDVMSKRLLAKMAEAGLYYVGFGIESASERVSRDIVTKQATLQEAYDVIRWSLEFGIIPNPFFIFSHPTETWEEAQETIRVIEETRAMGCDVSASITHIYPGTPLEQRAKAEGKLPKDFSWTKKNDRRVILLTAAQGHAPLYIDKLTWSQICELIFRFSNVHRKISLYRKIPIVLKSIRSWGDVYRYSVMAFVFARLKLRRLFDRNKQQSPPPLKMESAMPSSQG; encoded by the coding sequence ATGAAAGTCTCGCTTTATGTTCCACCGGGTGGATACTTTGCAGAGAGGTGGTCTCAAGGCCATATGATGCCGGCTCTTGGAATTCTCTATATGGCAGCAGTTCTGGAGAAAAATGGAATCGATGTCGAAGTGGTACCCAGTCATGTTTTAAAGCTTTCCTGGAGAGATATTTATCGCCGAATTGAAACGGATAAACCGGATGTGGTAGGTATTACGACGACCACAGAAAACAGATTTTTAGGCTTTAAGCTGGCCAAAGTGGCCAAGAGGGCTTATCCAGAAACCTTTGTAGTGATGGGAGGTCCCCATTTTAATGGGACGGCCCATGATACCCTTCTCCATCTTCCCTTTGTCGACGGTGTGGTGTCCGGTGAAGGAGAGATGACGCTTCTGGAGTTGGTTAAAGCCCTGGAACAGAAAGGTGACCTGAAGGATATTCAGGGACTTTCCTTCCGAAAGGACGGCCATATCCTTCACAACCCCAAGCGGGTTCTCGTCCCCGACCTTAATGAATTACCCTTACCGGCCCGACATCTGGAACCTTGGAAGGCTTATAACTTTACCATGGACATCCCGGGTAAGGGCCCCGTACCTGCCGGGAATATGATGACCAGTCGGGGCTGTCCGTTTACCTGTACCTTCTGCGCAACCCCTACCAATTGGGGCCGGAAAGTGCGCGGGTTGACCCCTGAAAACGTGGTGAAGGAAGTCGAACATCTCATGGAACATTATGAAGCCCAGGCCATCTGGTTCTACGACGATACCTTTAATTACAATCCCAAACGCCTGGAGAAAATTTGTGATTTGATGATTGAGCGAAAATTAAATGTAAAGTGGTATTGCGAGATCCGGGTTGATGTCATGAGCAAACGACTCCTGGCAAAAATGGCAGAAGCCGGACTTTACTACGTAGGATTCGGCATTGAATCGGCTTCGGAGCGGGTTTCCAGGGATATTGTAACTAAACAGGCCACTTTACAAGAGGCCTACGACGTGATCCGATGGTCCTTAGAGTTTGGAATAATTCCCAACCCATTCTTTATCTTTAGCCATCCTACCGAAACCTGGGAAGAAGCCCAGGAAACCATCCGGGTCATCGAAGAGACCCGAGCCATGGGATGCGATGTCAGTGCTTCTATTACCCATATTTATCCCGGTACGCCCCTGGAGCAAAGAGCGAAGGCAGAAGGAAAGCTTCCCAAAGATTTCTCCTGGACCAAGAAAAATGACCGGCGGGTCATCCTTCTGACCGCAGCCCAGGGACACGCGCCTTTGTATATCGATAAGTTAACCTGGAGTCAAATCTGCGAACTCATCTTTCGATTCTCCAATGTCCACAGAAAAATATCCCTGTATCGGAAGATTCCCATCGTATTGAAAAGTATACGCTCTTGGGGAGATGTGTATCGTTACTCGGTAATGGCCTTTGTCTTCGCCAGGCTAAAACTTCGAAGGTTGTTCGATCGAAACAAGCAACAATCCCCGCCTCCTCTTAAAATGGAGAGCGCTATGCCGAGCTCACAGGGCTGA
- a CDS encoding DapH/DapD/GlmU-related protein has translation MDKPQTKFQSSLTDIRKSAIQKYRNTVVGKEDVFSLIRYELITSLLGGLPGAVGFLLRQIFYRSLFAQVGHGVVFGRYLTLRHPHKIKIGHNVIIDDYCLLDAKGCKEGDFILGNNVLISRNCILSCKEGFLRVGDNTNFGANCSLYSVSRIDIGSDVLFAANCYIGGSMYYFHRTDMPPIQQGSYSKGGVVIGDGCWLGADVKVLDGVKIGPGTIVGAGAVVLEDVESFSIVAGVPAKLIRKRI, from the coding sequence GTGGATAAGCCTCAAACCAAATTTCAATCCTCTCTCACGGATATCCGAAAATCCGCAATCCAGAAATACCGGAATACCGTGGTCGGGAAAGAAGATGTTTTTTCTCTGATCCGATATGAATTGATCACCTCCCTCCTCGGTGGCTTGCCGGGAGCCGTGGGTTTTCTCCTCCGCCAGATTTTTTATCGCTCTCTGTTTGCCCAGGTAGGTCACGGGGTGGTGTTTGGTCGCTATCTAACCTTGCGACATCCCCACAAAATAAAAATCGGTCATAATGTTATCATCGATGACTACTGCCTGCTAGATGCCAAGGGGTGCAAAGAGGGGGATTTTATTCTGGGAAACAACGTATTGATCAGCCGAAATTGCATTTTAAGCTGTAAGGAAGGCTTTCTGAGGGTTGGAGATAACACCAATTTTGGAGCTAACTGTAGCCTCTACTCTGTGAGTCGTATCGATATTGGATCGGATGTATTATTCGCGGCGAATTGTTATATAGGAGGTTCCATGTATTATTTCCATCGAACTGATATGCCACCCATTCAGCAAGGTTCTTACTCAAAAGGTGGCGTAGTTATTGGCGATGGGTGCTGGCTGGGAGCCGATGTCAAAGTCCTAGATGGCGTTAAAATAGGACCCGGTACCATTGTGGGTGCCGGAGCAGTGGTTCTGGAGGACGTAGAATCTTTTTCCATTGTAGCCGGTGTCCCTGCAAAACTTATCCGAAAACGAATCTAA